CCTACGTGGGTATCGTTGCCAAAATGCCGCTTTACTCTGGCAAAGAACTCGACCGGGAGAAAGAGCGCGAATACATGCGCCGTAAAGATACCGCCAAAACGGTTGCTGACTTCGTAACGGCGATTGCTGGGCGTAATCATGCCGTGCGTGAACTGGCGTTATATCGCAGTTTGGAGGCACGTAGCGCGGTACGGGTACAGCAAGGCATCACCGAAGCCTCGGAACAAGTCGGCTATCTGGAAAAAGTCGCCAGCTCGCAAAACAAGCTCATCAGCGAAGAAGCCAAGATCATGGAAAGCCGTCTGATGCTCGCCGGGATGTGTGATCCCAAGAACGCTGAACGGATTGGTGGGTGGTTGCGGAAGGTGTCTGCGGTGCAAGCTGGTGACAAATGAAGTGGTTTAATCATCTGCTGATTGCAGGCTCTACGTGCGCTGTCGTTGCACCTACACTTGTTCCGGTGGCATTACTAGGCTCGACAGCTCCCGACTGGCTGGAGTGGGTTAGCGGCGCATTGGGTCACAAGGTGAAACACAGAACAACTACACACGTTGTCACGTACTGGATTGCCGCCATGCTGTTCTTTGGGTTTCTGTGGGACTTTCACGGTATCGGGATGGCGTTCGCTTACGGTGGCTTTACGCACGTATTCGCGGATTCCCTCACGATCATGGGCGTACCTCTGTTGCCGGGTTCTGATCGGCGTACCAATCTGTTCGGGGGCAGGCTGCGCACGGGCGGTATGGGCGAGTTTGCGGTAGCTGGAGGGATTGCGGCGGTATGTTTCTTTTTCGCCAGTCACTTGCACACAGGTTCAGATTTTTTCCCGTTCTTTTACGAGTGGGGAAATCTGTATCAGGAGGGCGTGATAGATGCGAAAGAATGGAAGGATAATCGGCTAAACTTTATCTAAAAGCGGGTAGCGGAATGGTTAATATCCCGCTACCTGATCGTCATTTACAGTTCTTTGCTATCCGATAACCTGCGCTTTCAGCCTCAGATTCTGATCCAAACTCAACCCTGTTTTGTGGGCTAACCTTGTCATAGCTTGGGCAACCAACAGGCAGATGATAGATTTTACTGTTGCTATTGCCGATGATTGCCCCAGTGCTGGCACTGGCTAGAACAATCTTCGGTGTATTCGTTATCGCTTTGGGTTCATTGGCGGCTAACTTCGTCTTAACCTGTTTTGGCTCTTTCAACTCTGCAACCACGCCGTCTTTACTATTTTTGTGATTTAACGTCCACTTTCGTTCACCAGTAACAAAAGCGTTATTGTGTCCCATGACTTTAGC
This DNA window, taken from Thiothrix subterranea, encodes the following:
- a CDS encoding metal-dependent hydrolase; amino-acid sequence: MKWFNHLLIAGSTCAVVAPTLVPVALLGSTAPDWLEWVSGALGHKVKHRTTTHVVTYWIAAMLFFGFLWDFHGIGMAFAYGGFTHVFADSLTIMGVPLLPGSDRRTNLFGGRLRTGGMGEFAVAGGIAAVCFFFASHLHTGSDFFPFFYEWGNLYQEGVIDAKEWKDNRLNFI